In Astyanax mexicanus isolate ESR-SI-001 chromosome 7, AstMex3_surface, whole genome shotgun sequence, the genomic stretch CAGTACTATGAACATTTTATTAGCTACTACAGATAATTCATTGATTTCTAttgaatttttattattaattgtaaaTTAATTAAAGCATCATTTGTTGCTCAGCTTTGTGTTTTAATTCTCTGTATTTGTGCAGAACCCAGATTAATTCCTCAGTCTGATCTCAGGACTATAATCAGATTTTTCCAGCAGGTGGCAGGAGTATCCAACATATCTGAGCCCTATACACAATATAATTACACAGATCTTTATTCCACAGCAGTTTATTCTAATCAGGGTTCCTGTAGGATCTTCCCCACAGCTGAGACTCCGCCCTGCTCTGGGCTGGATAGAGCAGGTGATATGAGTGGGAGGAGCTTATAAGGaagagtaaaaagaaaaatacatatgTTAAAAGTATTTACccagatttcttgtgtttttgctttttttcatgcgtacattttttcagattaacaaacaaactTTAGTATCAGAGAAATATCATCTGAATATTGttgagtcattgtcctgctgcagaacccatgtACACCCAAGTATGCCTATTACATCTATTAAAGCTAGTTGTCCAGCAGCTCAAGACCATCacccagggctggactggtaatctggcataCCGGGGATTTTCCCGttgggccgacagtcctcaggggccggTGCTGTTTAgatcaggcccccagcttttcccttccaaatcGTACCCccaagtgtgctgctgagggatgagaagaccatttgagcaaagctatccattcacttccattcatttcggggtgtctttgaaccaataataaatgtatttccaagctgttttcgattatgacacggcccatgttcttttctacaaagaacggattttctgtaatttgatccataagattaataatctgttcataggtttagaaaataacatttttatacaacaaTGCTGACAACAACAATTACTTCAACAACGATGAAGTAAAAAGACAGcaacccaaaataccgtgctgtaatgtttggagaagttgctcctcttaatttaaaagtacagagctgattgaattagagcagggtcaaagtaacctcttaaaatccttgaatccttgtgaGTACACTGtacatgattggctgattagcTGAGTGTAACGGATTGTGTAAAGTGCTGATTGTAAAGACATTAAGTTCTAGGAAGATGCTGCATACGTGTACTGGTTGGGAGTACATTGTACTTGATTGGCTGATGTGTGTATTTGTTGGGTGCTAGCTGAGTGTAAAGACATTAGAAAGCTGCTGCATGTACTtttaacttcattcatttattcagtgaagtgacaaacactgacctgagaatctgcagtttacagtgtgaactcttcagtccagcagagagcagctccactcctgaatcctgcaggtcatttttactgaggtccagctctatcagagagtttttcagttttaaaactgatcccagactttTACATATCTCCATAACTCCATTTAGATGATGGCTTAAGTAATTACCCAGACTGCTATTGGATATGTGATAGGCCTATTGGGGGCTGTTCTGTACCTGCACAAATCGTCCAAATGTACAGATCATCTTTACAAACTCAGACTCAATATGTCCTCATATGTAAATGTTAAGAAAGTTCAGATCTTTATCTCTTTAGaaatgtgtgtatacagtgtTCAGACTGTAGGTTGTCAAAGAAAGAACACTGTTCATGTAAAGATGAGAACTGGTTGATAATCATCAAATTTGTTCCAGTTACATATTCCactcattttttattttggctAATATCCTGTGTTCTCAGTATGAAATAAAATACCTGaaagtgtataatatatattgctATTTATACATCAAAGCCATTGTTAAGGATCATTTTAAGACACCATATATACACTTTCTTGTAATAACTGTATCAACAGGAAAGGACTACACAATGTTATCCAAAATAATAGACATTTCTGTTTCAATAACATATTTTGTGTATCTAAACATAATGAATGTAACATATTAACTATAAACCATACACATTTTGTTTTTCTACAATGTTACATCAAGCAAACAAACGGTATGCTTTAGAATGTACAATTAGTCTTAGATTacctttataaatgatttacttaGATGTTAATAATATCTAAAGTCGTTATGAACTAAAGCAGTAAGCAGtttaatgaaaatatttataataagcATACTATTGTGTAATAATATGGTTATGAATTTAACAGTGATGAACTGGAAACTGATAAAAGTCCTCTACACAGATGTCCTGTTTAAATTTATAATTCTAAGAATCAGCAGTTCACTAAAATCTGTATAATAAAAACACTCACACAGCTCTTTTGGATGTATCTCTGATGGGTGATATTTCCTGAGATTaaactcatccagctcttcttctgaattCTCCAACAGAAatgccagagctgaccactgagaaGGATGGAGTCTGGCCTGATGAAGACGATGGTCACCACCTCtgctcaggtatttctgcacttcctgcactagaggAAGTGCACCAGTTCATttagacagtggaacagattgatggatttttcTGGAGCagagttctcctcaatcttcttcttgatgtatttgactgtttcctcagtgctgtgagagatcctctctTTCTGTGTCAGTATGCCTCGCAAgagagtctgattagactccagtgagagacccagaaggaaacgaagaaacaggtccaggtgtccactctcactctgtaaggctttaTCCACGGCATCGTTCAGAAAGTCAGTCATAGTTGCCCTGAGGGAAAACTTGGAGATTTCACTAGTtttctgcttagtgttttgtagAATCAGAACATTACCTTCGATGAAgcagagaaatgcatataaagcagcgaggAACTCCTGAATGCTTAGATGTACAAAACTAAAGACCTTCCCCAGATACAAAGCATGTTCCTCTCTAAAGATCTGGGtccacactcctgagtacactgacaccTCTTGAATAttgatgccactctctcttaggtCTTcttcatagaagatcaggtttcccttctccagctgctggaacgccagtttacCCAGAGCCAGGACACTttctctagtctgctgaggatcagtgtcacttttcccactgtacttctggctcttatgtttgatctgaaagatccggaagtgtgtgaacatctgcgtcagggttttgggaatttctccaccctcagcttcactcagcatcttctctagaacagtggctgtaatccagcagaataccggtatgtggcacatgatgcaGAGGCTTCTTTTACCTGGtcaacacactcaggagggaCCTGACTGACTGCctctggtcgagaggtgatccagaggagagcagagggaagcagattccccttgatgaggttcgtcagcagaacatccactgaggtttgctcctCTGAAATctaccaagttctcattgttccggaaatccagaggcagtcgacactcatccagaccatcaaaaattaacatgatcttgtagctcttataatgtcttggttttaaatcttgtgtttctgggaagaagcgctgaagaagtttcaccagactgagctgcttctccttcatcagattcagctctctaaaaggaagtggaaatatgaagagaacgtcCTAATTTACTTCTCCTTCAGACCAGTCTAGAATGAACATCttcacagagactgtttttccaattccagcaactcctttagtcagtacagttctgatgggacggttctgttctggtaagggTGTAAAGATGTCATTATCAGCTGTGATCATGCATTAATGACCCctgtatataatgtttttttttgtaacaatagaaataaaatgttataGAGCCACTAAAATAGTCACTGAGGAAATAAATAAGCACTCAGATtgcactcttactgctctctagtgtgttaGCCTGGCCTGTCTCCTTCATGTTTCTCAGGATGAGCAGTGTGATCTTCAACAAAAGTTCTCTCTGATCATCCCCATTCTTCACCTCgctctcagagcatgctgggaaatcTGTAGTCAGGAtgttcttgaatgtgttcagctcacTCTCCACTAGAGAGTTAAGtttctgctgcagctcctgattCAGAACAAACATCAGGAAATCACTGAAGCTGTTACAGGGCAGACACAGATAGCCTTATTTGAAAGGGGTAGTTCTGAATGTTGCAATGTGTAAAAGTTATTGAAAGGATTGTATACTCTCACCATGTGATTGGTTTAGGACTGACCTTG encodes the following:
- the LOC125802884 gene encoding NLR family CARD domain-containing protein 3-like, yielding MCHIPVFCWITATVLEKMLSEAEGGEIPKTLTQMFTHFRIFQIKHKSQKYSGKSDTDPQQTRESVLALGKLAFQQLEKGNLIFYEEDLRESGINIQEVSVYSGVWTQIFREEHALYLGKVFSFVHLSIQEFLAALYAFLCFIEGNVLILQNTKQKTSEISKFSLRATMTDFLNDAVDKALQSESGHLDLFLRFLLGLSLESNQTLLRGILTQKERISHSTEETVKYIKKKIEENSAPEKSINLFHCLNELVHFL